A genomic region of Cannabis sativa cultivar Pink pepper isolate KNU-18-1 chromosome 1, ASM2916894v1, whole genome shotgun sequence contains the following coding sequences:
- the LOC115706688 gene encoding uncharacterized protein LOC115706688 has product MAITTISSIFKVSFLMTLLSGLWPDQETSVTVFPPTCNRIECPSFETIEVGNGYEIRKYNSTVWVSTSPIQDISLVEATRTGFLQLFDYIQGKNYYKEKIEMTGPVITEVSPSDGPLCESSFVVSFFVPKKNQANPAPAKGLHIQKWKPTYVAIRQFSGFVNDYEIGVEAAALEASIAGTIWSAAIDKNRGTESSSVYTVAQYNSPFEFKNRVNEIWMLFDLEK; this is encoded by the exons ATGGCTATTACTACTATTTCTTCCATTTTTAAGGTGTCATTTCTAATGACCCTTCTATCAGGTCTCTGGCCAGACCAGGAGACCTCTGTAACAGTGTTTCCACCCACGTGTAATCGAATTGAGTGCCCTAGCTTCGAAACCATCGAGGTGGGTAATGGCTACGAAATTCGTAAATACAATTCAACCGTCTGGGTTTCCACCTCCCCCATTCAAGATATCTCTCTCGTCGAAGCCACCCGCACTGGGTTTTTGCA GCTGTTTGACTACATCCAAGGGAAGAACTACTACAAGGAGAAGATAGAGATGACCGGGCCAGTGATCACCGAGGTCTCACCGAGCGATGGACCTTTATGCGAATCCTCATTCGTTGTAAGCTTCTTTGTTCCAAAAAAGAACCAGGCAAATCCAGCTCCTGCAAAAGGCCTTCATATTCAAAAATGGAAGCCCACATACGTGGCTATTAGACAATTCAGCGGCTTTGTTAATGATTACGAAATTGGAGTGGAAGCCGCCGCACTCGAAGCCAGCATTGCCGGAACCATCTGGTCTGCCGCTATTGACAAGAACCGTGGAACTGAAAGCAGTTCGGTTTACACGGTTGCGCAGTACAACTCTCCATTTGAGTTCAAGAATAGGGTGAATGAGATTTGGATGCTCTTTGATCTTGAAAAATGA
- the LOC133034444 gene encoding uncharacterized protein LOC133034444 produces the protein MRIIAWNCRGLGNAATVRQLAHLVRFHNPDLLILSEVRISAERFSSICSKLHFVDKHYVPPNGRSGGLGICWMKGVRCTIHSSSKFLIIAEIGSDPPGIPWVLLGTYGPPHCLDKEAFWNSVGDYLLQAKTPILMFGDMNGTLQDNECFNYFGSTSTYSFDFRRMVHRAGLIDLGFQGPRFTWAKGGSNSNGSSRAMKRARLDRGLATYDWRILFPNAIINHLGAVESDHRPLLLDTMGGIKCKSRIFKYENMWSRDPRSFWVVKEAWQSRLHPNPMINFHRKTKATSKKLQHWNKTQFRHLSQQLQQAKLNLEEAEKDNPDNFEAIDKAKQQLSEALLREEIHWKQKSRVQWLQEGDMCSKFFMASTIVRRRRNYIQSIKLSAEGDWIRDQDRIAQCFLMKYKEIFSKNSHGLTPLADGLFDTIISDHDNALLNVIPMEDEVVEAIKSMGKDKAPGPDGLPPSFYLHHWDTVKDDLIEMVLHFFTHLELPKFINDTSLVLVPKKDSPLTVNDYRPIALCNVAYKIISKIIASRMRYLLPKIVSPNQAAFVKGRHIAENTMIAREIVHSMGKKRGKRGFMLIKLDLEKAYDKLNWEFVISVLHQIGFSHPFTKWIETCISVAEIKLLLNGSVVGKFSPERGLRQGDPLSPSLYIVAAETLSRILFSKENQGLLEGFKLGRHGTPITHLMFADDIILFGEASIREARMLLDCLNSYCQCSGQSISFPKSSVFFSRGVSGRKAQAIAQTLGMKRMNRKASYLGLPLFRSTKRTEDTQHLVDKVIQRIQGWKVKLLSSAGKMCLIKSVGSSLSNYVASSDVIPTSTANKIDKLLRDFWWGDTDEKRKLHTIAWERLCKPKTVGGLGFRSTETMNKAFLMKWAWKFLTEDECLWRQLMNDKYGKNHNFMELEARTSDTILWKAILRTREALQQGICRKIGNGNSTSIWFDPWVPGDPRQPTPCVDSSEGISLVSNFISEGQWDEDLVRNWFRDEDAQRILNINLPTSLTNDSWLWLPDPSGNFSVNSAYKLLKNIGCNLEGDRHWRYIWGAKTHNRLKMFWWRILSNCLPTRERIGCSIPLMDLLCPLCSSSIESSLHLFWDCTFAKAVWFGCLWSVRTNNRLTSNWVEWLDWFKKPNNRPATLDFNQLLGGAAIIFEHIWKVRNRIIHEGISTPVAITINLVNLRLRELDPTGIISPQAVWNPPPPPEGWLTCNSDIAIGRSQSAGAVVFRDALGTFRHILTFRTTQRDPLAGEVAAICEGAAAAVYQGYKNIIFQCDSLNAINALKSNPAEIHKLHFNIQDKIASFFNLGRSLNLWEVQWIPRSCNGVAHSVAQWANRNNKFGVHDLANFDDFLQQSTADGHKLS, from the coding sequence ATGAGGATTATAGCGTGGAACTGTCGTGGGCTCGGGAATGCCGCGACAGTTCGTCAATTGGCGCATCTTGTGCGCTTCCACAATCCCGACTTGTTAATCCTTTCAGAAGTTCGTATATCTGCGGAAAGATTTTCAAGTATTTGTTCTAAGCTTCACTTTGTTGATAAGCATTATGTTCCTCCAAATGGTCGATCGGGAGGGCTGGGAATTTGTTGGATGAAAGGGGTAAGGTGCACTATTCATTCTTCTTCCAAGTTTCTAATTATAGCCGAGATTGGGTCGGACCCCCCTGGGATACCGTGGGTTTTGTTGGGCACTTATGGTCCTCCCCACTGCCTTGATAAGGAGGCATTCTGGAATTCTGTAGGTGACTATCTTCTACAAGCTAAAACCCCTATACTGATGTTCGGAGACATGAATGGCACTTTGCAAGATAATGAATGTTTCAACTATTTTGGAAGTACTTCTACATACTCTTTCGATTTCAGACGCATGGTCCATAGAGCGGGGCTAATTGATCTAGGCTTTCAAGGCCCTAGATTCACTTGGGCTAAGGGAGGAAGTAACTCAAACGGAAGTAGCCGGGCAATGAAACGGGCGAGACTTGATAGGGGGCTTGCTACTTACGATTGGAGGATCCTCTTCCCAAATGCCATTATCAATCATCTCGGAGCTGTTGAATCGGACCATAGACCACTTTTGCTTGACACCATGGGAGGAATAAAATGTAAAAGCCGTATCTTTAAGTACGAGAATATGTGGTCTCGTGATCCTCGCTCCTTTTGGGTAGTTAAAGAGGCGTGGCAATCAAGACTTCATCCCAACCCGATGATCAATTTCCATAGGAAAACCAAGGCCACTAGCAAGAAGCTTCAACACTGGAATAAAACGCAATTCCGTCACTTATCTCAGCAACTCCAACAAGCGAAACTCAATCTAGAAGAGGCGGAGAAAGACAACCCCGACAACTTCGAAGCAATCGACAAAGCAAAGCAACAACTTTCAGAAGCTCTTTTGAGGGAAGAAATACATTGGAAGCAGAAATCTAGAGTTCAATGGCTTCAAGAGGGGGACATGTGTTCAAAGTTTTTCATGGCCTCTACTATTgtgagaagaagaaggaattatattcaaagtaTTAAGCTTTCGGCAGAGGGGGACTGGATAAGAGACCAAGATCGGATTGCGCAATGCTTCCTTATGAAATATAAAGAAATTTTTAGCAAAAACTCTCATGGGCTCACTCCCCTGGCTGATGGCTTATTTGATACAATCATCTCTGACCATGATAATGCTCTCCTTAATGTAATACCGATGGAGGATGAGGTCGTTGAAGCAATCAAGAGTATGGGGAAGGACAAAGCTCCGGGTCCGGATGGACTCCCGCCAAGCTTTTACCTCCACCATTGGGACACTGTCAAAGATGATTTGATTGAGATGGTCTTGCATTTCTTCACACACCTAGAGCTTCCCAAGTTCATCAATGATACTTCTCTCGTTCTAGTTCCGAAGAAGGATTCTCCATTAACGGTCAATGACTACCGCCCAATTGCGTTATGCAATGTAGCCTACAAGATAATATCTAAGATCATTGCCTCTCGGATGAGATACCTTCTCCCGAAAATTGTATCCCCTAATCAAGCCGCCTTTGTGAAGGGAAGACATATCGCTGAAAATACTATGATCGCAAGAGAAATAGTTCATTCAATGGGTAAGAAGAGGGGCAAGCGTGGGTTCATGCTTATCAAATTGGATCTCGAGAAGGCTTATGATAAATTGAATTGGGAGTTTGTTATTTCGGTCCTACACCAAATCGGCTTCAGTCACCCTTTCACTAAATGGATTGAGACTTGTATCTCGGTTGCCGAAATCAAGTTGCTCCTCAACGGTTCTGTGGTGGGAAAGTTCTCTCCGGAGAGGGGGCTCAGACAAGGAGACCCGTTGTCGCCCTCCCTTTACATTGTTGCTGCTGAAACTCTATCACGCATCCTCTTTAGTAAAGAGAACCAAGGCCTGCTCGAAGGTTTCAAATTGGGGCGTCATGGCACCCCGATAACGCATCTGATGTTCGCGGATGATATTATTCTTTTCGGCGAAGCTTCAATTCGGGAAGCTAGAATGCTTCTTGATTGCCTAAACTCCTATTGCCAATGTTCTGGCCAATCCATTAGCTTTCCAAAATCTTCCGTTTTCTTCTCAAGAGGAGTGTCAGGGAGGAAAGCTCAAGCTATTGCGCAAACTCTGGGtatgaagagaatgaataggaAGGCTTCTTATCTAGGCCTTCCCCTGTTCAGATCAACTAAGAGAACGGAAGACACTCAACACCTGGTGGATAAGGTTATCCAGCGAATTCAGGGATGGAAAGTGAAACTCTTATCAAGCGCCGGGAAGATGTGTCTGATCAAGTCAGTTGGCTCGAGCTTATCGAACTATGTTGCTTCTTCGGATGTTATCCCTACATCAACGGCCAACAAAATTGACAAACTTCTGAGGGATTTTTGGTGGGGAGACACTGACGAGAAACGAAAGCTCCATACCATCGCCTGGGAACGCCTGTGTAAACCGAAGACTGTGGGGGGACTGGGATTTCGTAGTACTGAGACTATGAACAAGGCTTTTCTCATGAAGTGGGCGTGGAAATTTCTCACCGAAGATGAATGTCTTTGGAGACAACTGATGAATGATAAGTAtggtaaaaatcacaacttcaTGGAATTAGAGGCAAGGACATCCGATACTATCTTGTGGAAAGCAATTCTACGCACTCGGGAAGCTTTACAGCAGGGCATTTGCAGGAAAATTGGTAATGGGAATTCTACGTCCATTTGGTTTGACCCGTGGGTACCAGGGGACCCTCGACAACCGACACCTTGCGTTGACTCCTCGGAAGGCATAAGCTTGGTCAGTAACTTCATTTCGGAGGGGCAATGGGATGAAGATTTGGTCAGGAACTGGTTTCGGGATGAAGACGCTCAAAGAATTCTCAACATCAATCTTCCCACCAGTTTGACGAATGACTCCTGGCTTTGGTTACCCGATCCAAGTGGTAATTTCTCTGTTAACTCGGCTTACAAATTATTAAAGAACATTGGCTGTAACTTAGAAGGGGACAGACATTGGAGATATATATGGGGGGCGAAGACACATAACAGACTGAAGATGTTTTGGTGGAGAATACTCTCCAATTGCCTCCCTACCAGAGAAAGAATTGGTTGTTCCATTCCTTTGATGGACCTGCTATGCCCTCTTTGTTCTTCCTCAATTGAGAGCAGTCTGCATCTTTTTTGGGACTGCACTTTTGCAAAGGCTGTGTGGTTTGGGTGTCTTTGGAGCGTTAGGACCAATAATCGTTTGACTAGCAATTGGGTGGAATGGCTAGATTGGTTCAAGAAGCCAAATAACAGACCGGCCACCCTCGacttcaaccaactcttgggaGGCGCTGCAATAATATTTGAACACATTTGGAAGGTGCGGAATCGAATCATCCACGAGGGGATTTCCACTCCAGTTGCCATTACCATCAACCTGGTCAATCTTAGGCTTCGTGAGCTCGACCCGACTGGCATTATCTCTCCACAAGCTGTTTggaacccccccccccccccggaAGGCTGGTTAACTTGCAACTCTGATATTGCTATTGGGCGTTCTCAATCTGCAGGGGCTGTAGTATTTAGAGACGCTTTGGGAACGTTTCGGCACATCCTCACCTTCCGCACGACCCAACGGGATCCTCTCGCTGGAGAGGTTGCTGCTATTTGTGAAGGTGCTGCAGCGGCTGTCTATCAAGGATACAAGAACATTATCTTCCAATGTGACTCGCTGAATGCGATTAACGCTTTGAAAAGTAATCCTGCTGAAATTCACAAGCTCCACTTCAACATTCAAGATAAGATTGCAAGCTTCTTCAACCTTGGCCGAAGTCTGAACCTTTGGGAGGTTCAATGGATCCCTAGATCTTGCAATGGTGTAGCCCACTCGGTGGCTCAATGGGCAAATCGTAACAACAAATTTGGTGTTCATGATTTGGCCAATTTTGATGATTTCCTGCAGCAGTCCACTGCAGATGGTCATAAACTTTCTTAA